The Erythrobacter sp. JK5 genome includes a region encoding these proteins:
- a CDS encoding MIP/aquaporin family protein, producing the protein MSRQLGAEPLGSFFLFAAVIGSGIMGESLAGGNIAIALLANTLATGAILFVLIAMLGPISGAHFNPAVTFAFWLRREIGAATVGPYVCAQLVGGALGAFAAHLMFDLPILQFSTKARAGIGQWSGELVATFGLVLTILLLVRLRPGAIPAAVGLYISSAYWFTSSTSFANPAITVVRSLSDTFAGIAPVDVPLFVAMQFVGAALAVGCSAWLTPREV; encoded by the coding sequence GTGTCGCGACAGCTTGGAGCCGAACCGCTCGGCAGCTTTTTCCTGTTCGCAGCCGTGATCGGGTCCGGGATCATGGGCGAGAGCCTGGCGGGCGGAAATATTGCCATAGCGCTGCTGGCCAATACGCTGGCGACCGGCGCGATCCTGTTCGTGCTGATCGCGATGCTGGGGCCGATTTCCGGCGCGCATTTCAACCCCGCGGTGACCTTTGCGTTCTGGCTCCGCCGCGAGATCGGCGCGGCCACAGTCGGGCCCTACGTGTGCGCCCAGTTGGTCGGCGGAGCGCTGGGCGCATTTGCGGCGCATCTGATGTTCGACCTGCCGATCCTGCAATTTTCGACCAAGGCGCGCGCCGGGATCGGGCAATGGAGCGGCGAACTGGTCGCGACGTTCGGGCTGGTGCTGACGATCCTGTTGCTGGTGCGCCTCCGTCCAGGCGCAATCCCCGCTGCCGTCGGGCTGTATATCAGCAGCGCCTACTGGTTCACCTCATCGACCAGCTTCGCCAATCCCGCGATCACCGTGGTGCGCAGCCTGAGTGATACATTTGCCGGGATAGCGCCTGTCGATGTGCCGTTGTTCGTGGCGATGCAGTTCGTCGGCGCAGCGCTGGCTGTCGGCTGTTCCGCGTGGCTCACGCCCCGCGAAGTTTAG
- a CDS encoding terminase large subunit domain-containing protein, whose amino-acid sequence MTRFTEWLEEVPESARGRLSRVMDQAERNEFDFHWEMHAREAQLAPPGDWRIWLIMAGRGFGKTRAGAEWVRMIAEAQCEARIALVSSSLAEARAVMVEGESGIIASSPPGREPVFEPSLKRLRWPNGAQAQLFSAAEPESLRGPQHSHASRPIAKGILRQSGACVDRLPASAERFGIAGGATSGPG is encoded by the coding sequence GTGACGCGGTTTACCGAGTGGCTGGAGGAAGTCCCGGAATCGGCGCGCGGGCGGCTGTCCAGGGTGATGGACCAGGCCGAGCGCAACGAGTTCGACTTCCACTGGGAGATGCACGCCCGCGAAGCGCAGCTTGCGCCGCCGGGAGACTGGCGCATCTGGCTGATCATGGCCGGGCGCGGCTTCGGCAAGACCCGCGCGGGTGCCGAGTGGGTGCGGATGATCGCCGAAGCGCAATGCGAGGCGCGGATCGCGCTCGTCTCCTCCTCGCTCGCCGAGGCACGCGCGGTGATGGTCGAGGGCGAGAGCGGCATCATCGCCAGCTCCCCGCCGGGCCGCGAACCGGTGTTCGAGCCGTCCTTGAAGCGGCTGCGCTGGCCCAACGGGGCGCAGGCACAGCTGTTTTCCGCGGCTGAGCCTGAGAGCCTGCGAGGGCCCCAGCATTCGCACGCTTCCCGGCCAATCGCAAAAGGAATTCTTCGTCAATCAGGCGCTTGCGTTGATCGACTCCCTGCTTCAGCCGAGCGTTTCGGCATCGCTGGCGGCGCCACCAGCGGACCCGGCTGA
- a CDS encoding DUF2793 domain-containing protein gives MIDSLLQPSVSASLAAPPADPADGDVFRIASGASGFWSGRDDQLAIWLAGAWRYVLPRHGMRVYDRQAGQFILFRDGWHAASAAAPPQGGGVIDVEARTAIAEIAETLRAAGIVPPA, from the coding sequence TTGATCGACTCCCTGCTTCAGCCGAGCGTTTCGGCATCGCTGGCGGCGCCACCAGCGGACCCGGCTGACGGCGATGTGTTCCGGATCGCGTCCGGCGCGTCGGGCTTCTGGTCGGGTCGCGACGATCAGCTGGCGATCTGGCTGGCGGGAGCGTGGCGATATGTCCTCCCGCGGCACGGCATGCGCGTCTACGACCGGCAGGCAGGACAATTCATCCTCTTTCGCGACGGCTGGCATGCAGCGAGTGCGGCCGCACCGCCGCAAGGAGGCGGCGTGATCGACGTCGAGGCGCGAACTGCAATTGCGGAAATTGCCGAAACGCTCCGGGCGGCGGGTATCGTCCCGCCCGCGTGA
- a CDS encoding OmpA family protein, protein MRKFVIGMAMASTALTAPAMAREGQWYIQGDGGAMLVEDIVFDVNGNAGDAEAGYDEGYDFGAAVGHDFGAFRLEAEASYRAAGLDELQAGTVGLQAGNPAGGAGTSVFGQTLPAAGEYNALSFMLNGLFDFGSDDGIQGFFGGGVGVARVDLDGTVALSGPGAFDDSDTGLAWQLLAGIRAPLSDSWDVGIKYRYFNAENVSIIDTRGFDFETDVSSHSILGSIIYNFGGEAPPPPPPPPPPPAPPPPPPPPPAPAAPPPPPPCNTGPYIVFFDWDESAITAEAATILDNAVTAYANCGSASVMLAGHTDRSGSVTYNMGLAERRNSSVREYLTGRGVPGGRISSEAFGESQPRVATADGVRELQNRRVEVTYGPGSGM, encoded by the coding sequence ATGCGCAAATTCGTCATAGGTATGGCGATGGCTTCGACAGCGCTCACTGCACCCGCCATGGCCCGTGAAGGCCAGTGGTATATCCAGGGTGACGGTGGGGCCATGCTGGTCGAAGATATCGTCTTCGACGTCAACGGCAACGCGGGTGATGCCGAAGCCGGTTACGACGAAGGTTACGACTTCGGCGCTGCGGTCGGTCACGACTTCGGTGCTTTCCGTCTCGAAGCAGAAGCGAGCTATCGCGCTGCCGGTCTGGATGAACTCCAGGCTGGAACGGTTGGTCTGCAGGCTGGCAACCCCGCCGGCGGCGCTGGCACTTCGGTGTTCGGCCAGACTCTCCCGGCAGCAGGTGAATACAACGCGCTGAGCTTCATGCTCAACGGCCTGTTCGATTTCGGCTCGGATGATGGCATCCAGGGCTTCTTCGGTGGCGGTGTGGGTGTCGCGCGCGTCGATCTCGACGGTACGGTTGCACTCAGCGGCCCCGGTGCCTTCGACGATTCCGACACGGGTCTCGCCTGGCAGCTGCTGGCAGGCATTCGCGCCCCGCTCAGCGACAGCTGGGACGTCGGCATCAAGTATCGGTATTTCAACGCCGAAAACGTGAGCATCATCGATACTCGCGGCTTCGACTTCGAAACCGATGTGAGCTCGCACTCGATCCTGGGTTCGATCATCTACAACTTCGGTGGAGAGGCTCCGCCGCCTCCGCCGCCGCCGCCTCCTCCGCCGGCTCCGCCGCCCCCGCCGCCGCCTCCGCCGGCACCAGCGGCTCCGCCTCCTCCGCCGCCGTGCAACACCGGCCCTTACATCGTGTTCTTCGATTGGGACGAGTCGGCCATCACGGCAGAAGCGGCAACGATCCTGGACAACGCAGTCACGGCATACGCCAACTGCGGCTCGGCCAGCGTGATGCTCGCCGGTCATACCGACCGTTCGGGCAGCGTGACCTACAACATGGGTCTGGCAGAGCGTCGCAACTCGTCGGTGCGTGAATATCTCACCGGTCGCGGCGTTCCGGGTGGCCGGATCAGCAGCGAAGCCTTCGGTGAATCGCAACCGCGCGTTGCCACCGCCGACGGTGTTCGCGAACTGCAGAACCGCCGCGTGGAAGTCACTTACGGTCCGGGATCGGGCATGTAA
- a CDS encoding rhodanese family protein produces MPIRTISPADAIALTAQGARLVDIRSPDEFRRAKAKGAENQPLEALDQFEDARPVVFMCKSGMRTRTNAPRLEGCCSGEAYIVDGGLDAWQGAGLPVHEDPSQPLEIMRQVQITAGILILVGVLLGSLTTPLWYGLSAFVGAGLLFAGATGWCGMANLLMLMPWNREAAT; encoded by the coding sequence ATGCCAATCCGGACCATTTCCCCCGCCGATGCCATCGCGCTGACCGCCCAGGGTGCGCGGCTGGTCGATATCCGTTCCCCCGACGAGTTTCGCCGAGCGAAGGCCAAGGGGGCGGAAAACCAGCCGCTCGAAGCGCTTGACCAATTCGAGGACGCTCGACCTGTCGTGTTCATGTGCAAGTCCGGCATGCGCACCCGGACCAACGCGCCCCGGCTCGAAGGGTGCTGCAGCGGCGAGGCCTACATCGTCGACGGCGGGCTCGATGCTTGGCAGGGCGCGGGGCTGCCGGTGCATGAAGATCCGTCGCAACCGCTCGAGATCATGCGGCAGGTCCAGATAACGGCCGGAATTCTCATCCTGGTCGGCGTGCTGCTCGGGTCGCTGACCACGCCGCTCTGGTACGGCCTTTCGGCGTTCGTGGGAGCCGGGCTGTTGTTTGCCGGTGCGACCGGCTGGTGCGGCATGGCAAACCTCCTGATGCTGATGCCGTGGAACCGCGAGGCCGCGACCTGA
- a CDS encoding YqaA family protein, producing MRWLRNLYDWTMDKAAHPHAVWWLAFFSFIESSFFPIPPHPLLGLMCLAEPRKAIRFALVATVFSVFGGLLGYAIGYLLYESIGVWLLGILGLAESFPVAACYIREQGALAVFFAAGTPVPFKLMTITAGFIEMNLLEFTLAAIAGRALIFMVVGILFQIFGAPIKAIIDKYLGWVTTLFVVLVVGGFVAITQLANGEDNGGETHVCDTATEVQGDAL from the coding sequence ATGCGGTGGCTGCGCAATCTCTACGACTGGACGATGGACAAGGCCGCGCATCCGCATGCGGTGTGGTGGCTCGCGTTCTTCAGCTTCATCGAATCGAGCTTCTTCCCAATCCCGCCGCATCCGCTGCTGGGCCTGATGTGCCTGGCGGAGCCGCGCAAGGCGATCCGCTTCGCGCTTGTCGCGACCGTTTTTTCGGTGTTCGGCGGGCTGCTCGGTTACGCGATCGGCTACTTGCTCTACGAATCGATCGGGGTCTGGCTGCTCGGGATTCTGGGACTCGCCGAAAGCTTCCCGGTCGCCGCCTGCTACATCCGTGAGCAGGGTGCGCTGGCGGTGTTCTTTGCTGCTGGCACGCCGGTGCCGTTCAAGCTGATGACGATCACCGCCGGATTCATCGAGATGAACCTGCTGGAATTCACCCTCGCAGCCATCGCCGGTCGGGCCCTGATCTTCATGGTCGTCGGCATCCTGTTCCAGATCTTCGGCGCGCCGATCAAGGCGATCATCGACAAGTATCTCGGCTGGGTGACGACGCTGTTCGTCGTGCTGGTGGTGGGAGGATTCGTCGCAATCACCCAGCTCGCAAACGGCGAAGATAACGGCGGGGAAACCCATGTCTGCGACACCGCGACCGAGGTGCAGGGCGACGCACTGTGA
- a CDS encoding helix-turn-helix transcriptional regulator, with product MKRNIHPPLDPVEFAARADEVAALLKALGNQRRLMIMCKLAEHGEVSVGALATDVGLSQSALSQHLAKLRAEALVASRKDAQVVFYRIADPRCETLLATLYQLYCS from the coding sequence ATGAAACGGAATATCCATCCTCCCCTCGATCCGGTCGAGTTTGCGGCGCGGGCCGACGAGGTTGCCGCTTTGCTCAAGGCGCTGGGCAACCAGCGTCGGTTGATGATCATGTGCAAGCTCGCGGAACATGGCGAGGTCAGCGTCGGAGCGCTTGCGACCGATGTCGGGCTCTCGCAGTCGGCGCTCTCGCAGCACCTTGCCAAGCTGCGCGCCGAGGCTCTCGTGGCGTCCCGCAAGGACGCGCAGGTGGTGTTCTATCGCATTGCCGATCCGCGCTGCGAGACCCTGCTGGCGACACTCTACCAACTCTATTGCTCCTGA
- a CDS encoding MBL fold metallo-hydrolase, whose product MNEPAIRAFFNEPTNTVSYLVWDRATGTGAVIDPVLDFDLPSGAADTRSAEAILAAAAGEGVTVAWVLETHAHADHLSAAPMIKARTGATIGIGEHIREVQKIFRPIFADETLRTDGSDFDRLFADGDRFALGELDVEVLHVPGHTPADIAYRIGDHVWVGDTLFMPDYGTARADFPGGDARQLYRSIRRILSLSEATRLHLCHDYKAPGREEYQWETTVGEQRRENVHIHDGVTEEEFVAMREARDANLAVPRLLLPSIQVNIRAGRFPAAEANGVHYLKIPIKFGQEAAG is encoded by the coding sequence GTGAACGAGCCGGCCATCCGCGCATTTTTCAACGAGCCGACCAATACCGTGAGCTATCTGGTCTGGGACAGGGCGACCGGCACCGGAGCTGTCATCGATCCGGTGCTGGACTTCGACCTGCCATCCGGAGCGGCCGACACGCGCTCTGCCGAAGCGATCCTTGCGGCCGCGGCCGGAGAGGGCGTGACCGTCGCATGGGTGCTGGAGACTCATGCCCATGCGGATCACCTTTCCGCCGCGCCGATGATCAAGGCCCGCACGGGCGCGACGATCGGGATTGGCGAGCACATTCGCGAGGTGCAGAAGATCTTTCGGCCGATCTTTGCCGACGAGACGCTGAGGACCGACGGCTCGGATTTCGATCGTCTGTTCGCGGATGGCGACCGGTTTGCCCTTGGCGAGCTGGACGTCGAAGTCCTCCACGTTCCAGGCCACACTCCTGCCGATATCGCCTACCGGATCGGCGATCACGTGTGGGTTGGCGACACGCTGTTCATGCCCGACTACGGAACCGCGCGGGCGGATTTCCCCGGCGGCGATGCCCGCCAGCTCTATCGCTCGATCCGCCGAATTCTGTCGCTTTCCGAAGCGACCCGACTCCACCTGTGCCACGATTACAAGGCGCCGGGCCGTGAGGAATACCAGTGGGAAACCACGGTCGGCGAACAGCGCCGGGAAAACGTGCACATCCATGACGGTGTCACCGAAGAGGAGTTTGTGGCGATGCGCGAGGCGCGGGATGCAAACCTCGCGGTGCCGCGCCTGCTGCTGCCGTCGATCCAGGTCAATATTCGCGCCGGGCGCTTCCCTGCGGCGGAAGCCAACGGGGTCCATTATCTCAAGATCCCGATCAAGTTTGGCCAAGAGGCCGCCGGGTAA